Proteins encoded within one genomic window of Natator depressus isolate rNatDep1 chromosome 1, rNatDep2.hap1, whole genome shotgun sequence:
- the MGAT3 gene encoding beta-1,4-mannosyl-glycoprotein 4-beta-N-acetylglucosaminyltransferase isoform X1, whose translation MALLLKIPVELNLPCGCRVSGHLLLARMKMRRHKLFLTLCMAGLCLISFLHFLKALSYVTFPRELASLSPNLVYSFFWNNAPVTPQVSPEPGGPEFLRTPLYSHSPLLQPLPPSRASEELHKAEFVLQEDTSEYFVHTKAGGVCFKPGTRMLEKPPAGRTDEREDGAASGHPARKPLSTSGTKRRKWVECVCLPGWHGPSCGVPTVVQYSNLPTKDRLAPREVPRRVINAININHEFDLLDARFHELGDVVDAFIVCESNFTAYGEPRPLKFREMLLNGSFDYIRHKVLYVFLDHFPPGGRQDGWIADDYLRTFLTRDGTSRLRNLRLDDVFIIDDADEIPARDGVLFLKLYDGWTEPFAFHMRKSLYGFFWKQPGTLEVVSGCTVGMLHAVYATDGIRLRRREYYTMPGFRQYENSTGHILVQWSLGSPLHFAGWHCSWCFTPEGIYFKLVSAQNGDFPRWGDYEDKRDLNYIRELIRTGGWFDGNTQEYPPADPKEQMYAPKYLLKNYQRFHYLLENPYRRAEGAG comes from the coding sequence GATGAAGATGAGACGCCACAAGCTCTTTCTGACTCTGTGCATGGCTGGTCTCTGCCTCATCTCCTTCCTGCACTTCCTCAAGGCCCTCTCTTACGTCACTTTTCCCCGGGAGCTGGCTTCGCTTAGCCCCAACCTTGTCTACAGCTTCTTCTGGAACAATGCGCCTGTCACTCCGCAGGTCAGCCCTGAGCCAGGAGGGCCGGAGTTTCTCCGTACGCCGCTGTACTCCCATTCACCCCTGCTTCAGCCGCTGCCacccagcagggccagtgaggAGCTGCACAAAGCTGAGTTTGTACTGCAGGAAGACACGTCAGAATATTTTGTCCATACCAAAGCTGGCGGCGTCTGCTTCAAGCCAGGCACCAGGATGTTGGAGAAGCCACCAGCGGGCCGAACGGACGAAAGAGAAGATGGCGCTGCTTCGGGGCACCCAGCTCGCAAGCCGCTGAGCACCAGCGGCACAAAGCGGCGCAAGTGGGTGGAGTGCGTGTGCCTGCCTGGCTGGCATGGCCCTAGCTGTGGGGTGCCCACTGTGGTCCAGTACTCAAACCTGCCCACCAAGGATCGGCTGGCACCACGTGAGGTACCCCGGCGGGTCATCAATGCCATCAACATCAACCATGAGTTCGACCTCCTGGACGCCCGTTTCCATGAGCTGGGTGATGTAGTGGATGCCTTCATAGTCTGCGAGTCGAACTTCACGGCTTATGGCGAGCCGCGCCCGCTAAAGTTCCGTGAGATGCTCCTCAATGGCTCCTTCGATTACATCCGCCACAAGGTGCTCTACGTCTTCCTTGACCATTTCCCTCCCGGCGGGCGCCAGGACGGCTGGATTGCCGATGACTACCTGCGCACCTTCCTGACACGGGACGGCACCTCCCGCCTACGCAACCTGCGCCTGGATGATGTCTTCATCATCGATGACGCGGATGAGATCCCGGCCCGCGACGGCGTCCTGTTCCTCAAGCTCTACGATGGCTGGACAGAGCCTTTTGCCTTCCACATGCGCAAGTCCCTCTATGGCTTCTTCTGGAAGCAGCCCGGCACTCTAGAGGTGGTTTCTGGCTGCACAGTGGGGATGTTGCATGCTGTCTATGCCACGGACGGGATCCGCCTTCGCCGCAGAGAGTACTACACCATGCCCGGCTTCCGGCAGTACGAGAACAGCACGGGCCACATCCTGGTGCAGTGGTCACTGGGCAGCCCCCTCCATTTTGCTGGCTGGCACTGCTCCTGGTGCTTCACCCCAGAGGGTATCTACTTCAAACTGGTGTCAGCCCAGAACGGGGACTTCCCCCGCTGGGGCGACTATGAGGACAAGCGGGACCTCAACTACATCCGGGAACTGATCCGGACTGGTGGCTGGTTCGACGGCAACACCCAGGAGTACCCCCCTGCTGACCCCAAGGAACAAATGTATGCCCCAAAGTACCTGCTAAAGAACTACCAGCGGTTCCACTACCTGCTGGAGAATCCCTACCGGAGGGCAGAAGGGGCTGGGTGA
- the MGAT3 gene encoding beta-1,4-mannosyl-glycoprotein 4-beta-N-acetylglucosaminyltransferase isoform X4: MKMRRHKLFLTLCMAGLCLISFLHFLKALSYVTFPRELASLSPNLVYSFFWNNAPVTPQVSPEPGGPEFLRTPLYSHSPLLQPLPPSRASEELHKAEFVLQEDTSEYFVHTKAGGVCFKPGTRMLEKPPAGRTDEREDGAASGHPARKPLSTSGTKRRKWVECVCLPGWHGPSCGVPTVVQYSNLPTKDRLAPREVPRRVINAININHEFDLLDARFHELGDVVDAFIVCESNFTAYGEPRPLKFREMLLNGSFDYIRHKVLYVFLDHFPPGGRQDGWIADDYLRTFLTRDGTSRLRNLRLDDVFIIDDADEIPARDGVLFLKLYDGWTEPFAFHMRKSLYGFFWKQPGTLEVVSGCTVGMLHAVYATDGIRLRRREYYTMPGFRQYENSTGHILVQWSLGSPLHFAGWHCSWCFTPEGIYFKLVSAQNGDFPRWGDYEDKRDLNYIRELIRTGGWFDGNTQEYPPADPKEQMYAPKYLLKNYQRFHYLLENPYRRAEGAG; the protein is encoded by the coding sequence ATGAAGATGAGACGCCACAAGCTCTTTCTGACTCTGTGCATGGCTGGTCTCTGCCTCATCTCCTTCCTGCACTTCCTCAAGGCCCTCTCTTACGTCACTTTTCCCCGGGAGCTGGCTTCGCTTAGCCCCAACCTTGTCTACAGCTTCTTCTGGAACAATGCGCCTGTCACTCCGCAGGTCAGCCCTGAGCCAGGAGGGCCGGAGTTTCTCCGTACGCCGCTGTACTCCCATTCACCCCTGCTTCAGCCGCTGCCacccagcagggccagtgaggAGCTGCACAAAGCTGAGTTTGTACTGCAGGAAGACACGTCAGAATATTTTGTCCATACCAAAGCTGGCGGCGTCTGCTTCAAGCCAGGCACCAGGATGTTGGAGAAGCCACCAGCGGGCCGAACGGACGAAAGAGAAGATGGCGCTGCTTCGGGGCACCCAGCTCGCAAGCCGCTGAGCACCAGCGGCACAAAGCGGCGCAAGTGGGTGGAGTGCGTGTGCCTGCCTGGCTGGCATGGCCCTAGCTGTGGGGTGCCCACTGTGGTCCAGTACTCAAACCTGCCCACCAAGGATCGGCTGGCACCACGTGAGGTACCCCGGCGGGTCATCAATGCCATCAACATCAACCATGAGTTCGACCTCCTGGACGCCCGTTTCCATGAGCTGGGTGATGTAGTGGATGCCTTCATAGTCTGCGAGTCGAACTTCACGGCTTATGGCGAGCCGCGCCCGCTAAAGTTCCGTGAGATGCTCCTCAATGGCTCCTTCGATTACATCCGCCACAAGGTGCTCTACGTCTTCCTTGACCATTTCCCTCCCGGCGGGCGCCAGGACGGCTGGATTGCCGATGACTACCTGCGCACCTTCCTGACACGGGACGGCACCTCCCGCCTACGCAACCTGCGCCTGGATGATGTCTTCATCATCGATGACGCGGATGAGATCCCGGCCCGCGACGGCGTCCTGTTCCTCAAGCTCTACGATGGCTGGACAGAGCCTTTTGCCTTCCACATGCGCAAGTCCCTCTATGGCTTCTTCTGGAAGCAGCCCGGCACTCTAGAGGTGGTTTCTGGCTGCACAGTGGGGATGTTGCATGCTGTCTATGCCACGGACGGGATCCGCCTTCGCCGCAGAGAGTACTACACCATGCCCGGCTTCCGGCAGTACGAGAACAGCACGGGCCACATCCTGGTGCAGTGGTCACTGGGCAGCCCCCTCCATTTTGCTGGCTGGCACTGCTCCTGGTGCTTCACCCCAGAGGGTATCTACTTCAAACTGGTGTCAGCCCAGAACGGGGACTTCCCCCGCTGGGGCGACTATGAGGACAAGCGGGACCTCAACTACATCCGGGAACTGATCCGGACTGGTGGCTGGTTCGACGGCAACACCCAGGAGTACCCCCCTGCTGACCCCAAGGAACAAATGTATGCCCCAAAGTACCTGCTAAAGAACTACCAGCGGTTCCACTACCTGCTGGAGAATCCCTACCGGAGGGCAGAAGGGGCTGGGTGA
- the MGAT3 gene encoding beta-1,4-mannosyl-glycoprotein 4-beta-N-acetylglucosaminyltransferase isoform X3, protein MIRENQAKKLRMKMRRHKLFLTLCMAGLCLISFLHFLKALSYVTFPRELASLSPNLVYSFFWNNAPVTPQVSPEPGGPEFLRTPLYSHSPLLQPLPPSRASEELHKAEFVLQEDTSEYFVHTKAGGVCFKPGTRMLEKPPAGRTDEREDGAASGHPARKPLSTSGTKRRKWVECVCLPGWHGPSCGVPTVVQYSNLPTKDRLAPREVPRRVINAININHEFDLLDARFHELGDVVDAFIVCESNFTAYGEPRPLKFREMLLNGSFDYIRHKVLYVFLDHFPPGGRQDGWIADDYLRTFLTRDGTSRLRNLRLDDVFIIDDADEIPARDGVLFLKLYDGWTEPFAFHMRKSLYGFFWKQPGTLEVVSGCTVGMLHAVYATDGIRLRRREYYTMPGFRQYENSTGHILVQWSLGSPLHFAGWHCSWCFTPEGIYFKLVSAQNGDFPRWGDYEDKRDLNYIRELIRTGGWFDGNTQEYPPADPKEQMYAPKYLLKNYQRFHYLLENPYRRAEGAG, encoded by the exons ATGATCAGAGAGAACCAAGCAAAAAAACTAAG GATGAAGATGAGACGCCACAAGCTCTTTCTGACTCTGTGCATGGCTGGTCTCTGCCTCATCTCCTTCCTGCACTTCCTCAAGGCCCTCTCTTACGTCACTTTTCCCCGGGAGCTGGCTTCGCTTAGCCCCAACCTTGTCTACAGCTTCTTCTGGAACAATGCGCCTGTCACTCCGCAGGTCAGCCCTGAGCCAGGAGGGCCGGAGTTTCTCCGTACGCCGCTGTACTCCCATTCACCCCTGCTTCAGCCGCTGCCacccagcagggccagtgaggAGCTGCACAAAGCTGAGTTTGTACTGCAGGAAGACACGTCAGAATATTTTGTCCATACCAAAGCTGGCGGCGTCTGCTTCAAGCCAGGCACCAGGATGTTGGAGAAGCCACCAGCGGGCCGAACGGACGAAAGAGAAGATGGCGCTGCTTCGGGGCACCCAGCTCGCAAGCCGCTGAGCACCAGCGGCACAAAGCGGCGCAAGTGGGTGGAGTGCGTGTGCCTGCCTGGCTGGCATGGCCCTAGCTGTGGGGTGCCCACTGTGGTCCAGTACTCAAACCTGCCCACCAAGGATCGGCTGGCACCACGTGAGGTACCCCGGCGGGTCATCAATGCCATCAACATCAACCATGAGTTCGACCTCCTGGACGCCCGTTTCCATGAGCTGGGTGATGTAGTGGATGCCTTCATAGTCTGCGAGTCGAACTTCACGGCTTATGGCGAGCCGCGCCCGCTAAAGTTCCGTGAGATGCTCCTCAATGGCTCCTTCGATTACATCCGCCACAAGGTGCTCTACGTCTTCCTTGACCATTTCCCTCCCGGCGGGCGCCAGGACGGCTGGATTGCCGATGACTACCTGCGCACCTTCCTGACACGGGACGGCACCTCCCGCCTACGCAACCTGCGCCTGGATGATGTCTTCATCATCGATGACGCGGATGAGATCCCGGCCCGCGACGGCGTCCTGTTCCTCAAGCTCTACGATGGCTGGACAGAGCCTTTTGCCTTCCACATGCGCAAGTCCCTCTATGGCTTCTTCTGGAAGCAGCCCGGCACTCTAGAGGTGGTTTCTGGCTGCACAGTGGGGATGTTGCATGCTGTCTATGCCACGGACGGGATCCGCCTTCGCCGCAGAGAGTACTACACCATGCCCGGCTTCCGGCAGTACGAGAACAGCACGGGCCACATCCTGGTGCAGTGGTCACTGGGCAGCCCCCTCCATTTTGCTGGCTGGCACTGCTCCTGGTGCTTCACCCCAGAGGGTATCTACTTCAAACTGGTGTCAGCCCAGAACGGGGACTTCCCCCGCTGGGGCGACTATGAGGACAAGCGGGACCTCAACTACATCCGGGAACTGATCCGGACTGGTGGCTGGTTCGACGGCAACACCCAGGAGTACCCCCCTGCTGACCCCAAGGAACAAATGTATGCCCCAAAGTACCTGCTAAAGAACTACCAGCGGTTCCACTACCTGCTGGAGAATCCCTACCGGAGGGCAGAAGGGGCTGGGTGA
- the MGAT3 gene encoding beta-1,4-mannosyl-glycoprotein 4-beta-N-acetylglucosaminyltransferase isoform X2 → MRHIGPWHTPASFLTASKMKMRRHKLFLTLCMAGLCLISFLHFLKALSYVTFPRELASLSPNLVYSFFWNNAPVTPQVSPEPGGPEFLRTPLYSHSPLLQPLPPSRASEELHKAEFVLQEDTSEYFVHTKAGGVCFKPGTRMLEKPPAGRTDEREDGAASGHPARKPLSTSGTKRRKWVECVCLPGWHGPSCGVPTVVQYSNLPTKDRLAPREVPRRVINAININHEFDLLDARFHELGDVVDAFIVCESNFTAYGEPRPLKFREMLLNGSFDYIRHKVLYVFLDHFPPGGRQDGWIADDYLRTFLTRDGTSRLRNLRLDDVFIIDDADEIPARDGVLFLKLYDGWTEPFAFHMRKSLYGFFWKQPGTLEVVSGCTVGMLHAVYATDGIRLRRREYYTMPGFRQYENSTGHILVQWSLGSPLHFAGWHCSWCFTPEGIYFKLVSAQNGDFPRWGDYEDKRDLNYIRELIRTGGWFDGNTQEYPPADPKEQMYAPKYLLKNYQRFHYLLENPYRRAEGAG, encoded by the exons ATGAGGCATATTGGACCATGGCACACCCCAGCCTCGTTCCTGACTGCTTCAAA GATGAAGATGAGACGCCACAAGCTCTTTCTGACTCTGTGCATGGCTGGTCTCTGCCTCATCTCCTTCCTGCACTTCCTCAAGGCCCTCTCTTACGTCACTTTTCCCCGGGAGCTGGCTTCGCTTAGCCCCAACCTTGTCTACAGCTTCTTCTGGAACAATGCGCCTGTCACTCCGCAGGTCAGCCCTGAGCCAGGAGGGCCGGAGTTTCTCCGTACGCCGCTGTACTCCCATTCACCCCTGCTTCAGCCGCTGCCacccagcagggccagtgaggAGCTGCACAAAGCTGAGTTTGTACTGCAGGAAGACACGTCAGAATATTTTGTCCATACCAAAGCTGGCGGCGTCTGCTTCAAGCCAGGCACCAGGATGTTGGAGAAGCCACCAGCGGGCCGAACGGACGAAAGAGAAGATGGCGCTGCTTCGGGGCACCCAGCTCGCAAGCCGCTGAGCACCAGCGGCACAAAGCGGCGCAAGTGGGTGGAGTGCGTGTGCCTGCCTGGCTGGCATGGCCCTAGCTGTGGGGTGCCCACTGTGGTCCAGTACTCAAACCTGCCCACCAAGGATCGGCTGGCACCACGTGAGGTACCCCGGCGGGTCATCAATGCCATCAACATCAACCATGAGTTCGACCTCCTGGACGCCCGTTTCCATGAGCTGGGTGATGTAGTGGATGCCTTCATAGTCTGCGAGTCGAACTTCACGGCTTATGGCGAGCCGCGCCCGCTAAAGTTCCGTGAGATGCTCCTCAATGGCTCCTTCGATTACATCCGCCACAAGGTGCTCTACGTCTTCCTTGACCATTTCCCTCCCGGCGGGCGCCAGGACGGCTGGATTGCCGATGACTACCTGCGCACCTTCCTGACACGGGACGGCACCTCCCGCCTACGCAACCTGCGCCTGGATGATGTCTTCATCATCGATGACGCGGATGAGATCCCGGCCCGCGACGGCGTCCTGTTCCTCAAGCTCTACGATGGCTGGACAGAGCCTTTTGCCTTCCACATGCGCAAGTCCCTCTATGGCTTCTTCTGGAAGCAGCCCGGCACTCTAGAGGTGGTTTCTGGCTGCACAGTGGGGATGTTGCATGCTGTCTATGCCACGGACGGGATCCGCCTTCGCCGCAGAGAGTACTACACCATGCCCGGCTTCCGGCAGTACGAGAACAGCACGGGCCACATCCTGGTGCAGTGGTCACTGGGCAGCCCCCTCCATTTTGCTGGCTGGCACTGCTCCTGGTGCTTCACCCCAGAGGGTATCTACTTCAAACTGGTGTCAGCCCAGAACGGGGACTTCCCCCGCTGGGGCGACTATGAGGACAAGCGGGACCTCAACTACATCCGGGAACTGATCCGGACTGGTGGCTGGTTCGACGGCAACACCCAGGAGTACCCCCCTGCTGACCCCAAGGAACAAATGTATGCCCCAAAGTACCTGCTAAAGAACTACCAGCGGTTCCACTACCTGCTGGAGAATCCCTACCGGAGGGCAGAAGGGGCTGGGTGA